A single region of the Ascaphus truei isolate aAscTru1 chromosome 6, aAscTru1.hap1, whole genome shotgun sequence genome encodes:
- the ZCCHC17 gene encoding zinc finger CCHC domain-containing protein 17 encodes MENLPELYEIFKGEVANVTEYGAFIKIPGCRKQGLVHRTHMASSRVDRPAEVVDVGERVWVKVIGRETKDGKEKISLSMKVVNQGSGKDLDSNNVALEQDERKRREFRDYSKQKITLEAVLNTVCQKCGCKGHFTKDCFVQPGGTKYTLLPEEDEDIEPEPRPAADLDTKKKKKEKKRKKKQKRDSSDSDSSASSDSDDSDSGPARKKGRHSEKSKKTAKKKKRKHKKRKRKDSAKGD; translated from the exons GTTGCAAACGTGACAGAATATGGGGCATTTATTAAAATCCCAGGCTGCAGGAAGCAAG gcctcgTGCACAGGACACACATGGCATCCTCCCGGGTGGACCGACCGGCAGAAGTGGTAGATGtcggagagagggtgtgggtgaaagTTATTGGCCGTGAG ACAAAAGATGGGAAGGAGAAAATCTCCCTGTCCATGAAGGTCGTGAACCAGGGATCCGGGAAAGACCTCGACTCAAACAATGTTGCGCTGGA GCAGGACGAGAGGAAGAGGCGGGAGTTCAGGGATTACAGCAAGCAGAAGATCACCCTGGAAGCCGTGCTGAACACTGTGTGCCAGAAGTGCGGCTGTAAAG GTCACTTCACCAAAGACTGTTTTGTGCAGCCGGGTGGCACCAAGTACACTTTGTTACCAGAGGAAGATGAAGACATTGAGCCAGAACCCAGGCCAGCTGCAGACCTGGATaccaagaagaaaaagaag GAAAAGAAGAGGAAAAAGAAGCAGAAGAGAGATTCCTCCGATTCGGACAGCTCCGCCAGTTCCGATTCCGACGACTCCGATTCCGGGCCGGCCAGAAAGAAGGGAAGACACTCGGAGAAGAGCAAGAAGACGGCCAAGAAAAAGAAGCGGAAACACAAGAAGCGCAAACGCAAAGATTCCGCAAAGGGTGACTAA